The nucleotide window CGGTGATAAAAGAAGCATTATTTCTTTGGTATCTCTGAATTCTTTCCCGAAAATAAATTCGTAAACCTGAGACGGTATGATCATGATTCCCAGTACAAAACCTATCATCAGAAAAAAAGTCAGCTTTAAAGATTCTTTAGTCTTTCCTATAGATTCTTCCCTGCTTTTGCAATTGACTACATCTGAGTATAAAATCACAGCGATACTGCGGGTAATGGTCCATATAGCTTCTGAAAAAGTAACTCCTATGGAAAAAATCCCTACGCTGGCAATGCCTTCAAAATGTTCAAGAAAATAAAATGAAAGTCTGTAATTGAGAAACTGAACAAAAGCGCTCAACTGGGTTTTCCAGCCATATTCAAACATATTCCTACCTACATCTTTACAGAATGTTATTTCGGAAATCTTACACTTTTTAATAATCTGAAAAAAACTGGTCAGGAAAAGAAGTGCCAGGCAACCCATCTGGGCGAGAAAATATACAGATACATCTTTCTTTCCGAACAGATAAACCAATATTCCAATAAATACAATATGTACAAGTTGCTGCAGAACAGTATACACATTGAACTTTTTAATATCCTGTGTGCCAATAAATAAACTGATATTCGTAGATAAAAGTGAAGAAAACACTGAAATCCCGATAAGATAGAAAAGATATTCACCCTGAATAGAAGCCAGACTGAATA belongs to Chryseobacterium gleum and includes:
- a CDS encoding lipopolysaccharide biosynthesis protein; translation: MQLTIIKTFVSRFLILILSFGLVIYSTNMWGSEGKGTISIVTANAAAVSFFSNIFSGSSASYFASRFKIEKVLLYAYLWSVLTGLLIPFLFSLASIQGEYLFYLIGISVFSSLLSTNISLFIGTQDIKKFNVYTVLQQLVHIVFIGILVYLFGKKDVSVYFLAQMGCLALLFLTSFFQIIKKCKISEITFCKDVGRNMFEYGWKTQLSAFVQFLNYRLSFYFLEHFEGIASVGIFSIGVTFSEAIWTITRSIAVILYSDVVNCKSREESIGKTKESLKLTFFLMIGFVLGIMIIPSQVYEFIFGKEFRDTKEIMLLLSPGIFAIAVSDMVGHYFSGMRDLKILNIKSIAGLAVTVVLSFIMIPRWGILGACIATTSSYFVSALLLFMKFYSSTPFILKDYMISKEEVQLLKQKFLKK